Proteins encoded in a region of the Elaeis guineensis isolate ETL-2024a chromosome 7, EG11, whole genome shotgun sequence genome:
- the LOC105048278 gene encoding LOW QUALITY PROTEIN: uncharacterized protein (The sequence of the model RefSeq protein was modified relative to this genomic sequence to represent the inferred CDS: inserted 3 bases in 3 codons) has translation MPGSQDQRSRSSRAATIHGCAQSGDLLGLQRRLQENPSLLNARNAVMSQTPLHVASGYNNTSIVKFLLEWQGPEKVELEAKNMYGETPLHMAAKNGSSESARLLLVHGAFLEAKANNGMTPLHLAVWHALRAEDCITVSTLLEYNADCSVKDNEGMTPMDHLSENAGNEKLRKLLTQHIEEQRKRKALEXCSEAKAKMMEFEXSFSNIVGLHELKMQLRRWAKGMLFDEKRRALGLSIAARKPPHMAFLGNPGTGKTMVARVLGKLLHMVGILPTDKVTEVQRTDLVGEFVGHTGPKTRRKVQEAEGGILFVDEAYRLIPMQKADDKDYGLEXLEEIMSVMDSGKVVVIFAGYCEPMKRVIASNEGFCRRVTKFFYFSNFSTTELAQILHLKMNNQDQGSVLYGFKLHPSCTVEAVAELINRETTEKQRKEMNGGLIDPLLANARENLDLRLDFDCTDADSLVTITMEDLEAGLGLLSSDDTSW, from the exons ATGCCGGGGAGCCAAGATCAACGGTCGAGATCGTCGAGGGCGGCGACCATCCACGGCTGTGCGCAGTCGGGGGACCTCCTCGGCCTCCAGAGGAGGCTCCAGGAGAACCCGTCGCTTCTCAACGCCAGAAACGCCGTC ATGTCGCAAACACCACTCCATGTAGCTTCTGGGTATAATAACACTAGCATCGTAAAGTTCCTGCTTGAGTGGCAGGGTCCAGAGAAGGTTGAGCTGGAGGCAAAGAATATG TATGGTGAAACACCTTTGCACATGGCAGCAAAAAATGGCAGCAGTGAATCGGCACGTCTTCTTCTTGTTCATGGTGCCTTTCTGGAGGCCAAAGCCAAT AATGGGATGACCCCGCTACATTTGGCTGTTTGGCACGCACTTCGAGCAGAGGATTGCATCACTGTTAGCACTTTGCTAGAGTATAATGCCGATTGTAGTGTCAAAGATAAT GAGGGCATGACCCCGATGGATCATCTCTCAGAAAATGCTGGAAATGAGAAATTGCGGAAACTTCTCACTCAGCACATAGAAGAGCAAAGAAAGCGCAAGGCCCTGG TCTGCAGCGAAGCAAAAGCAAAAATGATGGAGTTTG GCAGCTTTTCAAACATCGTGGGATTGCACGAGCTCAAAATGCAGTTGCGGAGATGGGCAAAGGGAATGCTTTTTGATGAAAAGCGAAGAGCCCTGGGCTTAAGTATCGCTGCTAGAAAGCCTCCCCATATGGCTTTTCTTGGTAATCCAGGAACAG GTAAAACGATGGTTGCTCGAGTCTTGGGCAAACTTCTCCATATGGTGGGCATTTTGCCTACTGATAAAGTAACTGAAGTGCAACGGACTGATCTTGTTGGAGAATTCGTGGGGCATACTGGACCAAAGACAAGACGAAAGGTACA AGAAGCAGAGGGAGGAATTCTCTTTGTAGATGAAGCATATAGGTTGATACCAATGCAGAAAGCAGATGACAAGGACTATGGTTTAG GCCTTGAAGAGATTATGTCAGTAATGGATAGTGGGAAGGTAGTTGTGATATTTGCTGGATATTGTGAGCCAATGAAGCGTGTTATTGCATCAAATGAAGGTTTTTGTCGGAGGGTGACGAAGTTCTTTTACTTCAGTAACTTTAGTACAACTGAACTTGCCCAAATTTTACATTTAAAAATGAATAATCAAGATCAAGGTAGTGTACTGTATGGATTCAAGCTGCACCCGTCTTGTACAGTGGAGGCTGTTGCAGAATTAATTAACAGAGAGACCACAGAGAAACAGAGGAAAGAGATGAATGGAGGTTTAATAGATCCACTACTAGCGAATGCTCGTGAGAATTTGGATCTTCGTCTTGATTTTGACTGCACTGATGCTGATAGTTTGGTTACAATCACTATGGAAGATTTGGAAGCAGGACTTGGGCTACTTTCCAGTGATGATACTTCTTGGTAG